A single window of Methanothermobacter marburgensis str. Marburg DNA harbors:
- a CDS encoding DUF763 domain-containing protein, translating to MRRTGIANLPLHGGHPPAWLMRRMVKLSGAIAEVIIEEYGTSEFISRISDPFWFQAFSCTIGFDWHSSGTTTTTCGALKSALDPERHGILVAGGKGRTSRRTPGELEAAGKLFDLDSSQLVYSSRIAARVDGNCIQDGFSLYQHTFLVDADGEWAVVQQGLNPDGGYARRYHWLGSGVGDYVDSPHSGISSDRTMGKVLDMTSPTSSGAREVSVDIVCDDPSHLRGYLTGQRTLFDFNVLDMPGHHEVLPVDLTERDMAVLERAYEIQPGNYEELVMIDGLGAKKIRALALVADLVYGEEVSWRDPVKYSYAHGGKDGYPYPVDRDTYDSTVNYLKGALEEARIDRRDRLRALESLERFLRV from the coding sequence ATGAGGAGAACGGGTATCGCAAACCTACCCCTCCATGGGGGTCATCCACCTGCCTGGCTCATGAGGAGGATGGTCAAACTCTCAGGTGCCATAGCTGAGGTTATAATTGAGGAGTACGGGACCTCTGAGTTCATATCGAGGATCTCGGACCCCTTCTGGTTTCAGGCCTTCTCCTGCACCATCGGATTTGACTGGCACTCATCAGGGACAACAACAACTACTTGCGGGGCCCTAAAATCTGCACTTGACCCTGAAAGGCATGGTATACTGGTTGCAGGTGGTAAGGGAAGGACGTCCCGCAGGACACCGGGGGAACTTGAGGCTGCAGGGAAACTCTTTGACCTGGATTCCTCGCAACTGGTTTATTCCAGCAGGATAGCTGCCAGGGTGGATGGTAACTGTATACAGGACGGTTTCAGCCTCTACCAGCACACCTTCCTTGTTGACGCCGATGGTGAGTGGGCTGTTGTACAGCAGGGACTCAACCCTGATGGAGGATATGCCAGGAGGTACCACTGGCTTGGTTCAGGGGTTGGGGATTATGTTGACTCACCCCACAGTGGGATATCATCGGATAGGACCATGGGGAAGGTCCTTGACATGACCTCACCCACAAGCAGCGGCGCCCGTGAAGTTAGTGTTGACATCGTCTGCGATGACCCCTCACACCTCAGGGGTTACCTAACAGGACAGCGGACACTCTTTGACTTCAATGTACTTGACATGCCAGGACACCATGAGGTTCTACCTGTGGACCTCACAGAGAGGGACATGGCTGTCCTTGAAAGGGCATATGAGATCCAGCCTGGAAACTATGAGGAACTTGTCATGATTGATGGCCTCGGGGCCAAAAAGATCAGGGCCCTGGCCCTTGTTGCTGACCTCGTATACGGTGAGGAGGTAAGCTGGAGGGATCCTGTGAAATACAGCTATGCACATGGCGGCAAGGACGGATACCCCTACCCCGTGGATAGGGATACATATGACAGCACAGTGAATTATCTTAAGGGTGCTCTTGAGGAGGCTAGAATTGACAGAAGGGATCGCCTTAGGGCACTTGAGTCACTTGAAAGATTCTTGAGGGTTTAG
- a CDS encoding glycosyltransferase family 4 protein, which translates to MVQRVLVISNMYPGKENVSFGSFIRVHVDAFKRYTDVEQFVVANTDQRKGKGRLICKYSSLLIRSIWSSISKRFDVIHAHYAFPTGFIGLICHWITRKPLVITVHGGDINNLAKRNRLLFKITAFVLRRAAAVIAVSTDIRNKLVTEFNVDKDRVHIINMGVNREIFRPMEKSETREKLGLNNDKRIILFVGNIIPRKGVLYLLEAMRNVDAGDVQCIVLGAPVDTGYMNRLTEIADSLDADVRFMEPVPYEEVALWMNAADIFVLPSLEEPFGLVALEALACGTPTIATLVGGLREFVRDSETGYSVPPMDSAAIAEKINHILDPDNREEVEAIRERGLAVADSFSTEKQVRRILEVYREVS; encoded by the coding sequence TTGGTTCAGCGAGTTCTTGTGATTTCAAACATGTATCCAGGTAAGGAAAATGTATCCTTCGGTAGTTTCATCAGGGTCCACGTGGATGCATTCAAACGTTACACGGATGTTGAACAGTTCGTTGTTGCAAACACAGATCAGAGGAAGGGTAAGGGTAGGCTGATATGCAAGTACAGCTCCCTGCTGATTAGATCCATATGGTCTTCCATTTCAAAGAGGTTCGATGTGATCCATGCACATTATGCCTTCCCCACTGGCTTCATAGGGTTAATATGTCACTGGATAACCAGAAAACCCCTGGTCATAACTGTCCACGGCGGCGATATTAACAATCTTGCAAAAAGGAATCGTCTTCTCTTTAAGATCACGGCTTTTGTCCTCAGAAGGGCAGCTGCAGTTATAGCTGTAAGCACGGACATAAGGAATAAACTCGTGACAGAATTCAACGTTGATAAGGATAGGGTTCATATAATAAATATGGGGGTCAACAGAGAAATTTTCCGGCCAATGGAGAAGAGTGAAACCCGCGAAAAACTTGGTCTAAATAATGATAAAAGGATAATCCTGTTTGTTGGTAACATTATACCCCGAAAGGGGGTTCTGTATCTCCTTGAAGCCATGAGGAACGTTGATGCGGGTGATGTTCAGTGCATAGTTCTGGGGGCCCCTGTGGATACAGGATACATGAATAGGCTTACAGAAATCGCTGATTCACTGGATGCTGATGTGAGGTTCATGGAACCTGTGCCATACGAGGAGGTCGCCCTCTGGATGAACGCGGCTGATATTTTTGTTCTACCCTCCCTTGAGGAACCCTTTGGTCTTGTGGCCCTTGAAGCCCTTGCCTGTGGAACCCCAACCATTGCAACATTGGTTGGAGGTCTCAGGGAATTTGTAAGGGACTCTGAGACAGGCTACAGTGTACCGCCCATGGATTCTGCTGCAATTGCAGAGAAGATAAACCATATCCTTGACCCTGATAACAGAGAGGAGGTTGAGGCGATCAGAGAGAGGGGCCTTGCAGTGGCAGATTCCTTCAGCACAGAGAAGCAGGTGAGGCGGATACTTGAAGTTTACAGGGAGGTTTCATAG
- a CDS encoding ATP-binding protein, which produces MRSAKMEVVDLPVSATEDMVVGTLDIRRALHEGIKALEPGLLARANGNILYIDEVNLLDDHVVNVLLDAAAMGVNIVEREGISVRHPSRFILAGTMNLEDLRPQIIDRFGLSVDVEALTDPMRG; this is translated from the coding sequence GTGAGGTCCGCGAAAATGGAGGTTGTCGACCTTCCTGTTTCGGCAACAGAGGACATGGTGGTGGGAACCCTTGATATAAGGAGGGCGCTCCATGAGGGAATAAAGGCCCTTGAGCCAGGATTACTTGCAAGGGCCAATGGAAACATCCTCTACATCGACGAGGTCAACCTCCTCGATGACCATGTGGTCAACGTTTTACTTGACGCAGCAGCCATGGGTGTGAACATAGTTGAACGTGAGGGCATATCTGTGAGACACCCCTCAAGGTTCATACTTGCAGGTACCATGAACCTCGAGGACCTCAGGCCCCAGATAATTGACAGGTTCGGTTTAAGTGTGGATGTGGAGGCCCTCACTGACCCAATGAGAGGATAA